A region of the Culex quinquefasciatus strain JHB chromosome 1, VPISU_Cqui_1.0_pri_paternal, whole genome shotgun sequence genome:
acactgtgtgtgtgtttgtgtgtgcagaACCCAATAGAGACGCCTCCCTGGGTAATTGTTGTTTGTCGTTGGCGGGATGTTATTGTTATGTGAGTGTGGGTGTTTGTAGGCAACTGAGAGAAGGTCAAGAGAGATCATCCTTGCgctaaaataaagtttaaattttattttaaactgcagtttttttttttcaaatttaggaatatatattttcaaaagtaccaaaactcatcaaatttttcaattttttcgtgCTGTGAAAAGTCGTCCTTGTTCCACCTACACACGCCCCATAACGGAGCAAGGTAGCGGCAGGCCAGCTTCCCTCTGGCCTAGTTAAATATTCACGAGCGTAATAATTCGACTGCTTCTCGGGATTGAATTCAAAATGAAGacgaaatgcaaaaaaaggAACAACAAGGACCTTCGAATAACGAAAACAATAGCGCTATATttcagttgagttttttttgtcgcCGCAAAAAAGGTCTGTCATTGAAGGAAGGGTTTCTATTTTTGTAGAATTGAAATTGAACGTAAATTAGGGAAGCATTTGATTTCtttgaattcaattttgtacatcaaatgtatttttgcagtttaatatatttttattcgTCTTGTTGAAAAGAACTATCGGGAATCAGCGAAATTTTTGGTTGTTTAATAGGgcttacatttttttgttctatttGTAGCTTGGTTTATTCAATTTCTGTAGCTTCCTCCTTCAAATCATCTAAAAATTGAGATAGTTAGACAAATTTTAGGTTGATAAGTccgctgcattttttttttttttcaatgtttatgttataattttcaaccaaaaacaATGTCTTTCTAATgtttggaattattttaaaagttggACTTTAAAAGGCTGCTCATAATTGAAAGAAtatgttgttttaaaaaaatcaacattcgaccaatatttaaaacatattgaatgataaaaaaataatttgcactTGTTaaggaaccatccataaaccacgtggtcacaTTAGGGGGGGGAGGGTATTGCAATTGTCcatgatccatacaaaaaagtttttttgtatggaaaattgtctaCGAGggaggggggtaacagattcccaaaaagtgtccacgtggtttatggatggttcctaagaaattttaagaatttgatttgttttttttacaaatattcaaaattgttaattttagcagctatcatttatttaaaacattcaaaatgttggaaaaaatatgattttttttgtgatttttatacCTTGGAAATTATGGATCCCATTTCAAATGGTACGAAAACAACAATAAGGCTTTTCCTTTAAATTGTCACACAAAATACActcttttaatatatttttcgtgacctgtatctcagcaacgaaagAATGgatataaaaatgtttcaagaaGAAAGCAGAATTTTCACAATCATTCGATTATTAgagataaaatttaatttttttataataatttgaaaacagtactattaaattaaataacattatttaatctgaaatcaaaacaaattttgataatcTTTTAAatgtacagtgagtcaaatatttgtccgtaccctcCCCGTACGGAAACTTTTTGTGAcgtaaaagtacataaaattcggcTAAAGTACCAAGTTAAATCGACGCGGCATAATGTCCTCTTCAAGATCCTGTCAtttgatttgtaaaaatttattctaaaaaactacaaaaatagtttactgaaatttttttaaaaaagagatTAAATTATTGTCCGTACTTATAAaagtacacagctaaaaaagtagtaatccgtgtaaaagtgctgggtgtaaaataaatattgcattattttatgcaactttatgtaattttacgccCTGATACATCGAgtcgattacgagtccctagtctgacatttgaaattttcacatttcgtgctgagaatttctgtaccgtCATGGGTCAGAATATTTTGCTTGgggaattaaaataaaatagatacaatagaattaagtttttttataataacttgaaaaaagttctattaaattaaatagcatttttaaatctgaattcaaaacagattttgaatcttttaaatgtatattttgggctgttttaaaaatatctctttcaaaaacaattcgtccgtcatcaaaaatttacattttaattcccaaatcaaacttaaaaacatttatgtataaaaaaaatgccaatgaagtttaatttttcaaaattggaatGTAAAAAAACTCATGTAAACGAAAAATTTAATGTACGAACACGAGGGGGTACCAGCAGTTTAAGTAACAGAAAAGGGGTACTTACCCtagaaaaggttgagaaccgctaATCTAAATATTTCGCcaagatttaaacatttttctgaggacttcggataatcgagtctggactctaTGGAGTTCATGATGGCATCCAATATGGCAGCGATGGAGTATTGAGAATATTTATTTGGTTATTAAACATACTAGCAACAACTCAAAATTGATGATcgaaaccatatttttttataaatttccgtAATACCTTCAAATAAAAACTACtttgagtttttgaacatttaGGTTAGACAACAGGTTAGTCTATTGTTTTCTTTAAATCCATGATGGGATTGTTATCATGAGAATTGTTCAAGAAACCGGTgaatgttgaattttgaaagAGTTTAACGTCAGTTTGTCTGAGCTTGAAACTAGAAAGAACATTTGAATTCCTCCCACAAACTTTGGAACAAATGCAAAGTGAAAGGGTTGGCAGTTTCGAAATACATTATGGAACAAATCAATTCGAACAAAAGAAACGAATGCCGAAACTGGTCTAGGGTAAGCGGCCGTGTTGTTGGCATTATcctattttctgaaaaaaagaaaaaaaaacaattcgcaAAATCTTTTTGAGTGCGAAATGTCAATGTGGGGGGAGTATTCTActgattttgaaacaaaaaattcaaaatagcgaTTGCGCCACGAGAGCACACGCAACGCCCAACTGTCTAGCGCAGCCTGTACTAGGATATTGAGTTCTCTCCTTGATGGTTTTTACTTCTGCGGATTTGCGCCCATATTTTTCGGCACATTGATATTCAAATCGAGCTCATTCAATTTCCGGCACGGCTGGAATATCAGGTCTAGGCGGCGTGTGCTTTCACTCTTTATCCGAAAAGGGAGGTTTAAACGCGTCTAGATGTCAATTGTTTCTGACGTCAATGAATTATGGATGCGTGTGCTCTTGTCAACTTTGAACCAAATTTACGTAGACCTTGAAAACGATTATCTAGAGTTAAACCAATTTTGATCcaacaaatttatgaaattgtggaaccaccctaaaatctggtaatacaataaaattgggtcctaaaatgaagcttagatttctgatattattgtttacagcgaaaaaaaaaattaaattattcgctctacagcattgccttggcgttctcgattgcgacctctttttacaccttagcttccatccaccccgggattcgaactgacgacctttggattgttagtccaactgcctacaagcgactccaccgaggaaggactcagggagacgactcctacacctggactgagctaacgacctaaccttttggttagttcggggccaacatttacttcccgtccgacggaaggcgtgatcagacaaatctcgtctcgaaaaatgccaccgggaccgtctgggatcaaacccaggccgactgggtgagaggcaatcacgcttacccctacaccacggttcccggcgatatagcttatttttctgagcctTTAAacaaccgcaaaggatttaaaatggatttttaatccaattttgaaaaatttacttcacggcccttcttgacagaaaaggtccaacttgacttgtcttgtcttgtcttgtcaataattttgtttttgcgttcacgcagaaaaataaggcatatttgaatcaacaaaacgttttgttgatttgaaaatcagtatttttgttgaatcaacgctaaacgtcaaagcagctttttcgaaacaacaaaagacttttgtggacttgagaaaatcaaggtttgtttcaacgcaaaatcggcgttgattatattcaacaaaaattttgttgaatcaaacctcgtacttgtcttgtctttcttgtcaataacatttttttgcgttaaaatgaaaaaatgtgatcAGAAATGCTTTTATTcttgtttttaccgttgtacatacaaatttacatagagctttagtacccaattgtattCCACAATCTATTGTCCAGAAAATCTCTTgaatttttgtgttcaaaatttcCGCAAGTGTCATTCTCAGAACAACAGCTTCGGAAAAGGTGAGTTTTCAGTCAAATAGCCTACTTTGCACCAAAACTTTCCCCACCAAGTACCAttcaaaacgtcaaaatgtCATCCACCGTCGCGCGGGACCGTTTGGTGTGCAACTCAAGTGGCTGCTACCAACAGATCGAGTGCACCGCCTGGATCACCCTGTGCTCGCACGTGTTCTGCCCGGAACATGGCCGCGAGCTGAGGCAACGCCTCACGGTGAACCCCGGATCGCCGTGTCCGGCCTGTGGAAGCATCTTCCGGGACGGCCAGTCTCTGCTCGAGCGCAAACTGGACCATCCGGTGCAGGTTCGGGCGGTGAGTATAACCTTAATCTGgacagaaagaaagaaaaaaaaaacaattggccCCCATTTCCAGTTGCAGCTGTGCGGGTACAACCCGGAAGTGATCATGGAGATCGCCTCCGTCGCAATCGCCTTCTGGAACCACCAGAAGCTGCAGGTTTGTGCCAACCTGACGCGGAAGAACGACTTCTACAAGGAGTCGGCACTGGTGGCGCGGAAGGAACGTGACGACGCCGAGGAGCAGCTGCGACGGGTCAAGGCCCAGTTGGGGCAAGTCCAGGCGGAAAACCACGAGCTGAAGGAGAAAATGGTGGCCACAAAGCGGAACAGGAGTCGGGACAGCAGCGAACGGGACCACAGGAAAGTGGGAATTGAGAAGCAGCGCAGGCAGGAGGATGATTTTTTGCTGTAGTTTCTAACGGGGAGAGATTTGTTTCGTCGCCTAAATTAGATTAAATCTCAATGAATATGTAGAGTAATTTTCTACATTTTCGCAACctcttttagttaaattgaattggctgaaatttgcaCAAAATCAATGTTCTCTACAATTGCTGAtccaccaaaaacaaaaacgcaAAAACTTTTGCAATTCTAGAGAATTGCCCTGCACCGAAAGTGTCGAAATTGATGAGATGGAAGTAGGTATTGGATTTATGTTCGGCTTGGGCTATTTCCGGACCGGCCTCGCCACGCCACAATGGCTAATAAACCACATAAATATAAGCACTCGATGCTTTATGTTGCGAGGAGAAGTTTCATCGTGCGTGCCTCTTGCTTGTGCGTTCGTTGGTGCAAAGTCCAGATTCGCACAATTCCGAAGGATATCGGTTTTCTGGGCGCGCCTGGTTCTTGCCAGAATAAACTAATTTCTTGGTGGAGGCTCAAGTTGAAAACCATTGGTGGATGGCAAAAATCCAAACCTTTGAATTATAGAAAGCTTCTAACAAAAATGTATCCATATTTTGTGTGAAGATTTCTTTAAGATAAAAATTTCGAGGTTAATGATTTTAACTATCCACATGTTCCGCCCATGAGCAGTTAACGCGAAACATAACTTGCGACTGCCTCAACATAAGTAACTCATAACACTTTAGGAAACTTCTGCTGCGAGCAGCATTCACAATTTCGTATAGTGCCGTCGCAGCACGGCGGGATTGGATTTCTATTTTTGTAATCCCAGTTTATTTTCCACCCACTCGCGGGTGGGCCAAAGTTGTGTCGAAAAGTGGGGGTTGCCTTGGGCGGAAATGCTGAACGCCAGATTTTTGGTGCCTTAATAAGGGTGACgatttattagaaaaaaaatcagtggtaAATGTTATTCTAAATTCAGACAACAAAGGTTCAAGGTGGAACCAGAGTGCAGTCATGTTTGAAATATCTTTCCAGAAGTTTTTCACTACGAAAATGTTTCGCAGATTTGACGGTACTTAGTATTTTGCCTCCCTCATTTTTATCACAAATCaaagtaaataaatttattgaaat
Encoded here:
- the LOC119765451 gene encoding E3 ubiquitin-protein ligase CCNB1IP1-like, which codes for MSSTVARDRLVCNSSGCYQQIECTAWITLCSHVFCPEHGRELRQRLTVNPGSPCPACGSIFRDGQSLLERKLDHPVQVRALQLCGYNPEVIMEIASVAIAFWNHQKLQVCANLTRKNDFYKESALVARKERDDAEEQLRRVKAQLGQVQAENHELKEKMVATKRNRSRDSSERDHRKVGIEKQRRQEDDFLL